In Phreatobacter stygius, a genomic segment contains:
- a CDS encoding TRAP transporter small permease: MKPVIGRICDAITEVAKLVLGTCVAAIVLITLAAVWWRYVVNAPIAWIEQVSNILFIWITFIGAAVLYRQKLHIGVDMFIDMLAGRARQIMFWVIETGNLGFIVVLFIYSVKLSIDVLPNTYGALDITPAWFYFSAPVACVMMMFFFVEKIVDPSKRVPEGSVGDF, encoded by the coding sequence ATGAAACCTGTCATCGGAAGGATTTGCGACGCGATCACCGAGGTCGCGAAGCTGGTGCTCGGCACCTGCGTCGCCGCCATCGTGCTGATCACGCTGGCGGCGGTCTGGTGGCGTTATGTGGTCAACGCGCCGATCGCCTGGATCGAGCAGGTGTCGAACATCCTGTTCATCTGGATCACCTTCATCGGCGCCGCGGTGCTCTATCGTCAGAAGCTGCATATTGGTGTCGACATGTTCATCGACATGCTCGCCGGCCGCGCCAGGCAGATCATGTTCTGGGTGATCGAGACCGGCAATCTCGGCTTCATTGTCGTGCTGTTCATCTACTCGGTGAAACTCAGCATCGACGTCCTGCCCAATACCTATGGCGCGCTCGATATCACGCCGGCCTGGTTCTATTTTTCCGCGCCGGTCGCCTGCGTGATGATGATGTTCTTTTTCGTCGAGAAGATCGTCGATCCCTCGAAACGGGTGCCCGAAGGCTCGGTTGGGGATTTCTGA
- a CDS encoding NAD(P)H-dependent oxidoreductase has protein sequence MNLHRMLLERQAAGRPVTVGLIGAGKFGTMFASQVRSTEGMHLVAVADLNTARARSQLAAGSWPAEQYAARSIDDALESGGTVVTDNADLMIGHPAIEVIIEATGDPGAGIRFALKAIDNGKHIVMVNVEADAVAGPILARKASQAGVVYSLAWGDQPALIADHIDWARAAGFRVVSAGKGTRYHPTYHQSTPDTVWDILDKYMKIKDRTSINPKMFNSFVDGTKSGIEMTAVCNATGLHSQAEGLSFPPATRFEHAEICKPKSSGGVLERAGVTEVTSSVYRDGTDVPHSLVMGTYVVFESDSAYSQECFREYSMLQDSSGKYAALYRPIHMIGLELGISVASVALRHEPTGAPIMFNSDVIATAKRDLKAGEMLDGEGGFCVWGKQTPADTSLERGYLPLGLAHGVRLNSDIARGQRLKWSDVDYDQNDIAVRVRREMEAAFARPEAGG, from the coding sequence ATGAACCTGCATCGAATGCTTCTCGAACGTCAGGCCGCCGGCCGGCCGGTGACGGTCGGCCTGATCGGCGCCGGCAAGTTCGGCACCATGTTCGCAAGCCAGGTGCGTTCGACCGAGGGCATGCATCTGGTGGCGGTGGCCGATCTCAACACCGCGCGGGCCCGCTCGCAGCTCGCCGCCGGGTCATGGCCGGCCGAACAATATGCCGCCCGGTCGATCGACGACGCGCTCGAGAGCGGCGGCACGGTGGTGACCGACAATGCCGACCTGATGATCGGCCATCCCGCCATCGAGGTGATCATCGAGGCGACCGGCGACCCCGGCGCCGGCATCCGTTTCGCCTTGAAGGCGATCGACAACGGCAAACACATCGTCATGGTCAATGTCGAGGCCGATGCGGTCGCCGGTCCGATCCTGGCGCGCAAGGCCAGCCAGGCCGGCGTCGTCTATTCGCTCGCCTGGGGCGACCAGCCGGCGCTGATCGCCGATCACATCGACTGGGCGCGCGCCGCCGGTTTCCGGGTGGTTTCGGCCGGCAAGGGCACGCGCTACCACCCGACCTATCATCAATCGACGCCCGACACGGTCTGGGACATCCTCGACAAATATATGAAGATCAAGGATCGGACCTCGATCAATCCGAAGATGTTCAACTCCTTCGTCGACGGCACCAAGTCGGGCATCGAGATGACCGCGGTGTGCAATGCCACCGGCCTTCATTCGCAGGCCGAGGGCCTGTCCTTTCCGCCGGCCACCCGGTTCGAACATGCCGAGATCTGCAAACCGAAATCATCCGGCGGCGTGCTCGAGCGGGCCGGCGTCACCGAGGTGACCTCGTCGGTCTATCGCGACGGCACCGACGTGCCGCACAGCCTGGTCATGGGCACCTATGTGGTGTTCGAGAGCGACAGCGCCTATTCGCAGGAGTGCTTCCGCGAATACAGCATGCTGCAGGATTCCAGCGGTAAATATGCCGCGCTCTACCGGCCGATCCACATGATCGGCCTGGAGCTCGGCATCTCCGTCGCCTCCGTGGCGCTGCGCCATGAGCCGACCGGGGCGCCGATCATGTTCAATTCCGACGTGATCGCCACCGCCAAGCGCGACCTCAAGGCGGGCGAAATGCTCGACGGCGAGGGCGGCTTCTGCGTCTGGGGCAAGCAGACCCCGGCCGACACCTCGCTCGAGCGTGGTTATCTGCCGCTCGGCCTTGCCCACGGCGTCAGGTTGAACAGCGATATCGCGCGCGGCCAGCGGCTCAAATGGAGCGACGTCGATTATGATCAAAACGATATCGCCGTCCGGGTCCGCCGCGAGATGGAGGCTGCCTTCGCGCGCCCCGAGGCGGGCGGCTGA
- a CDS encoding 2-oxoacid:ferredoxin oxidoreductase subunit beta, which produces MTYLAKPKFHHPAIELNDLGFTHRDYEGAISTLCAGCGHDSISSAIMRACFELSLPPHRIAKLSGIGCSSKTPTYFLGQSHGFNSVHGRMPSVLTGANLANRDLIYLGVSGDGDSASIGFGQFAHAIRRAVNMVYIVENNGVYGLTKGQFSATSDRGSKSKKGVMNADSPIDLVTIALQLGATFVARSFSGDKDQLVPLIKAALEHKGAAFIDCISPCVAFNNHEGSTKSFDYVRAHNAALNSLDFITGRAPITADYAEGTTQDIALHDGSTIRLRKLSLDYDVSDRGAALNHLYQVHASGEIATGLIYLEDDSSDLHERLNTDERPLNALAEADLIPGAAALARINAGLR; this is translated from the coding sequence ATGACCTATCTGGCCAAGCCGAAATTCCATCACCCGGCGATCGAACTCAACGATCTCGGCTTCACCCACCGCGACTATGAGGGCGCCATCTCGACGCTCTGCGCCGGCTGCGGCCACGACTCCATCTCCTCGGCCATCATGCGCGCCTGTTTCGAGCTGAGCCTGCCGCCGCACCGCATCGCCAAGCTCTCCGGCATCGGCTGCTCGTCGAAGACCCCGACCTATTTCCTCGGCCAGTCGCACGGCTTCAATTCGGTGCACGGGCGCATGCCCTCGGTGCTGACCGGCGCCAACCTGGCCAATCGCGACCTGATCTATCTCGGTGTCTCCGGCGACGGCGACAGCGCCTCGATCGGCTTCGGCCAGTTCGCCCATGCCATCCGCCGCGCCGTCAACATGGTCTATATCGTCGAGAACAACGGCGTCTACGGCCTGACCAAGGGGCAGTTTTCGGCGACCTCCGACCGCGGTTCGAAGAGCAAGAAGGGCGTGATGAACGCCGATTCGCCGATCGACCTGGTGACCATCGCGCTGCAGCTCGGCGCGACCTTCGTCGCGCGCTCGTTCTCCGGCGACAAGGACCAGCTCGTGCCGCTGATCAAGGCCGCGCTGGAGCACAAGGGCGCCGCCTTCATCGACTGCATTTCGCCTTGTGTCGCCTTCAACAACCACGAGGGCTCGACCAAGAGTTTCGACTATGTCCGCGCCCATAATGCCGCGCTGAACTCGCTCGATTTCATCACCGGTCGGGCGCCGATCACGGCCGACTATGCCGAGGGCACGACCCAGGACATCGCGCTGCATGACGGCTCGACGATCCGGCTGCGCAAGCTGAGCCTGGATTACGACGTCAGCGATCGTGGCGCCGCGCTCAACCACCTCTACCAGGTCCATGCTTCCGGTGAGATCGCCACCGGACTGATCTATCTCGAGGATGATTCGAGTGATCTGCACGAGCGGCTGAACACCGACGAGCGGCCCTTGAACGCGCTGGCGGAGGCCGATCTTATCCCCGGCGCCGCGGCGCTCGCCAGGATCAATGCCGGCCTGCGCTGA
- a CDS encoding 2-oxoacid:acceptor oxidoreductase subunit alpha, translated as MPIESVNDFVVRFANVNGSGSASANQLFARAIMRMGVPIAPRNIFPSNIQGLPTWYEVRVTEADHLGARGGTDLMVAMNPQTWDKDVAAIEPGGYLFYDSSRPIPASKLRTDVSVIGMPLTDIVNREYSDPRQRQLFKNIIYVGALAALLDIEIGVVETLIGEQFKGKDKLIAPNHRALHIGFDYAKANFACPIGLRVRRADKVGDRIFVEGNAAAGLGAVYGGATVCAWYPITPSTSLAEAFERYCVRLRTDPDTGKRRYAIVQAEDELASIGMVVGAAWNGARAFTATSGPGISLMQEFLGLAYFAEIPAVLFDVQRGGPSTGMPTRTQQSDILICAYAAHGDTKHVLLFPRDPHEAFTFGAQAFDLADRLQTPIFVMLDLDIGMNQHLCAPFAWDDARLLDRGKVMTHDELEAGRDFGRYLDVDGDGIPYRTYPGTHPSRGSFFTRGSTRDRYARYTEEGAPYVDNMERLLRKFETAKALVPPPLLDKAAQPTRIGVIHYGSTGPAMDEAVRLLGADGVHVDALRVRGFPFSHAVTDFIADHEQVFVVEQNRDGQLRTLLLAECGIDPAQLVAVLHYDGTPITARFIRREIAAKASVIRTPARREVLS; from the coding sequence ATGCCAATCGAGAGCGTGAATGACTTTGTTGTTCGCTTCGCCAATGTGAATGGATCGGGTTCGGCCAGTGCCAATCAGCTGTTTGCCCGCGCCATCATGCGCATGGGCGTGCCGATAGCGCCGCGCAACATCTTCCCCTCCAACATTCAGGGCTTGCCGACCTGGTACGAGGTGAGGGTGACCGAAGCCGACCATCTCGGCGCCCGCGGCGGCACCGACCTGATGGTCGCGATGAACCCGCAGACCTGGGACAAGGACGTCGCCGCGATCGAGCCCGGCGGCTACCTGTTTTACGATTCCTCGCGGCCGATCCCGGCCTCCAAGCTGCGCACCGACGTCAGTGTCATCGGCATGCCGCTGACCGATATCGTCAACCGCGAATATTCCGATCCGCGCCAGCGCCAGCTGTTCAAGAACATCATCTATGTCGGCGCGCTCGCGGCCCTGCTCGACATCGAGATCGGCGTCGTCGAGACGCTGATCGGCGAGCAGTTCAAGGGCAAGGACAAGCTCATCGCGCCGAACCACAGGGCGCTGCATATCGGCTTCGATTATGCCAAGGCGAACTTCGCCTGCCCGATCGGCCTGCGCGTCCGGCGCGCCGACAAGGTCGGCGACCGCATCTTCGTCGAAGGCAATGCCGCCGCCGGGCTCGGCGCGGTCTATGGCGGCGCGACGGTGTGCGCCTGGTATCCGATCACGCCCTCGACCTCGCTCGCCGAGGCCTTCGAGCGCTATTGCGTCCGCCTGCGCACCGATCCCGACACCGGCAAGCGGCGCTACGCCATCGTCCAGGCCGAGGACGAGCTCGCCTCCATCGGCATGGTGGTGGGCGCTGCCTGGAACGGCGCGCGCGCCTTCACCGCAACCTCCGGCCCCGGCATATCCTTGATGCAGGAGTTCTTGGGGCTCGCCTATTTCGCCGAGATCCCGGCGGTGCTGTTCGACGTCCAGCGCGGCGGCCCGTCGACCGGCATGCCGACGCGCACGCAACAATCGGACATCCTGATCTGCGCCTATGCCGCCCATGGCGACACCAAACACGTGCTGCTGTTTCCGCGTGACCCGCACGAGGCCTTCACCTTCGGGGCCCAGGCCTTCGATCTCGCCGACCGGCTGCAGACGCCGATCTTCGTCATGCTCGATCTCGATATCGGCATGAACCAGCACCTCTGCGCGCCCTTCGCCTGGGACGACGCCAGGCTGCTCGACCGCGGCAAGGTGATGACCCATGACGAGCTGGAGGCCGGGCGCGATTTCGGCCGCTATCTCGACGTCGACGGCGACGGCATCCCCTACCGGACCTATCCGGGCACCCATCCCTCGCGTGGTTCGTTCTTCACCCGCGGCAGCACGCGCGACCGTTATGCCCGCTACACGGAAGAGGGCGCGCCCTATGTCGACAACATGGAGCGGCTCCTGCGCAAGTTCGAGACCGCCAAGGCGCTGGTGCCGCCGCCGCTGCTCGACAAGGCGGCGCAGCCGACCCGCATCGGCGTCATCCATTACGGCTCCACCGGGCCGGCCATGGACGAGGCGGTGAGGCTGCTCGGCGCCGACGGCGTGCATGTCGATGCGCTGCGCGTGCGCGGTTTTCCGTTCAGTCACGCGGTGACCGACTTCATTGCCGATCACGAGCAGGTCTTCGTGGTCGAGCAGAATCGCGACGGCCAATTGCGCACGCTGCTGCTCGCCGAATGCGGCATCGATCCGGCCCAGCTGGTCGCGGTGCTGCATTATGACGGCACGCCGATCACCGCCCGCTTCATCCGCCGCGAGATTGCCGCCAAGGCCTCGGTCATCCGGACCCCGGCCAGGCGCGAGGTGCTGTCATGA
- a CDS encoding TRAP transporter large permease yields MSTVLIGGFFLLLALSFPIGFAMGIATMGAIWTHGGLPMSLLAQRTLVGADSYALLAIPFFILAGNLMNGGGITRQIIDLANAMVGRFRGGLALTSVMAAMIFSGLSGSAAADASALGKVLIPAMKKQGYGGGFAAALMASACVNGPIIPPSIPLVIYGLSAGKGVSIIALFLGGIVPGFLLGLSLMIAAYWISVRRNYPTTDAVPFREIPRMVGPALWALMMPVIILLGVTGGIVTVTESATIAVVYAALVGFFVYRELSLRTIWPILVQTALDTALVMFIIALSSGFGWLLAVSGMPRAIAAWIASISSDPLVILMMINVFLLIIGIFMEPLPALFILIPVLVPVVSAVGIDLVHFGLVMVFNLCLGLITPPVGILLYICANFAGVKLEEESRELGPFLGAGLLVLVLITVFPSTVLWLPRVLLN; encoded by the coding sequence ATGAGCACGGTGCTGATCGGCGGTTTCTTCCTGCTTCTCGCGCTCTCCTTTCCCATTGGCTTCGCCATGGGCATCGCCACCATGGGCGCGATCTGGACCCATGGCGGATTGCCCATGTCGCTGCTCGCCCAGCGCACCCTGGTCGGCGCCGACAGTTACGCGCTGCTGGCCATTCCCTTTTTCATCCTGGCCGGCAACCTGATGAATGGCGGCGGCATTACCAGGCAGATCATCGATCTTGCCAATGCCATGGTCGGCCGGTTTCGCGGTGGCCTGGCGCTGACCTCGGTCATGGCCGCGATGATCTTTTCCGGGCTGTCCGGCTCGGCCGCGGCCGATGCCTCGGCGCTCGGCAAGGTGCTGATACCGGCCATGAAGAAGCAGGGTTATGGCGGCGGTTTCGCCGCCGCGCTGATGGCCTCCGCCTGCGTCAACGGACCGATCATCCCGCCGTCGATCCCGCTGGTCATCTACGGCCTGTCGGCCGGCAAGGGCGTGTCGATCATCGCCCTGTTCCTCGGCGGCATCGTGCCGGGCTTTCTCCTGGGCCTGTCGCTGATGATCGCGGCCTATTGGATCTCGGTCCGGCGCAACTATCCGACCACGGACGCCGTGCCGTTCCGCGAGATCCCGCGCATGGTCGGGCCGGCGCTCTGGGCCCTGATGATGCCGGTCATCATCCTGCTCGGCGTCACCGGCGGCATCGTCACCGTTACCGAGAGCGCCACCATCGCGGTCGTCTATGCCGCCCTTGTCGGCTTCTTCGTCTATCGCGAGCTGAGCCTCAGGACGATCTGGCCGATCCTGGTGCAGACCGCGCTCGATACCGCGCTGGTCATGTTCATCATCGCGCTGTCGAGCGGTTTCGGCTGGCTGCTCGCGGTCTCCGGCATGCCCAGGGCGATCGCCGCCTGGATCGCCTCGATCTCCAGCGACCCCCTGGTCATCCTGATGATGATCAACGTCTTCTTGCTGATCATCGGCATCTTCATGGAGCCGCTGCCGGCGCTGTTCATCCTGATCCCGGTGCTGGTGCCGGTGGTCAGCGCGGTTGGCATCGACCTCGTCCATTTCGGCCTGGTGATGGTGTTCAACCTCTGCCTCGGGCTGATCACGCCGCCGGTCGGCATTCTCCTCTATATCTGCGCCAATTTTGCCGGGGTGAAGCTGGAAGAGGAGAGCCGCGAGCTCGGCCCCTTCCTCGGCGCCGGTCTCCTGGTGCTGGTCTTGATCACCGTGTTTCCGTCAACCGTGCTCTGGCTGCCCCGGGTTCTCTTGAACTGA
- a CDS encoding DUF2938 domain-containing protein, producing the protein MLDFIYRSLVIGVAATALLDLWALFLKNAFGIPPANWAMVGRWFGHLTRGTAMHEDIAKAEPFPNELTVGWIGHYAVGVLFAAALLLLAGPAWKFAPTAVWPLIVGLVTVGCGWFILQPGMGAGIAASRRPNAGQIRLLNIAGHTVFGLGMFAAAWLIR; encoded by the coding sequence ATGCTGGATTTCATCTACCGTTCGCTGGTCATCGGCGTGGCCGCCACCGCGCTGCTCGACCTCTGGGCGCTGTTCCTGAAGAATGCCTTCGGCATCCCCCCGGCCAATTGGGCCATGGTCGGCCGCTGGTTCGGCCACCTGACCCGCGGCACGGCCATGCATGAGGACATTGCCAAGGCCGAGCCTTTTCCGAACGAATTGACGGTCGGCTGGATCGGCCATTACGCCGTTGGCGTCTTGTTCGCCGCGGCCCTGCTGCTGCTCGCCGGGCCGGCCTGGAAATTCGCCCCGACAGCGGTCTGGCCGCTGATTGTCGGCCTGGTCACGGTCGGCTGCGGCTGGTTCATCCTGCAGCCCGGCATGGGCGCCGGCATCGCCGCCTCGCGGCGGCCCAATGCCGGCCAGATCCGTTTGCTCAACATTGCCGGCCACACCGTCTTCGGCCTCGGCATGTTCGCCGCCGCCTGGCTCATTCGCTAA
- a CDS encoding FAD-dependent oxidoreductase — protein MTPTDIVDPDYFHKVVDCQWACPAHTPVPEYIRRISAGDYTGAYLINWKSNVFPGILGRTCDRPCEPACRRGRVEEEPVAICRLKRVAADYKNDISAFLPKPVTQRNGRRIACIGGGPASLTVARDLAPLGYEVVVFDQDAKAGGMMRSQIPKFRLPDSVIDEEVGYVMATGVEFRGGRRIDSLKKVLAEGFDAVFVGTGAPRGRDLDLPGRREAGANIHIGIDWLSSVSFGHVEAIGRRVIVLGGGNTAMDCCRSSRRLGGVDVKVIVRSGFDEMKASPWEKEDAIHEGIPILNFMVPKAFTHDRGRLTGMLFEKVKAEIDDQGRRNLVPTGEPDEHVACDDVLIAVGQENTFPWIERDIGLAFDRWGMPVVDPKTFQSSLSNVFFGGDAALGPKNIIWAVAHGHDAAISIDAFCRDADIAIRPPPMVTLISQKMGIHEWSYDNAIANDLRFKVPTLESAIALKDIRTEVELGFDPKLGFAEAQRCLNCDVQTVFEAKLCIECDACVDICPMDCITFTGNGAEDELRLRLNAPAENRGQAIYVADGLKTGRVMAKDEDVCLHCGLCAERCPTGAWDMQKSIIEMTHAGHACQSRA, from the coding sequence GTGACGCCTACTGATATCGTGGATCCCGATTACTTTCATAAAGTCGTCGACTGCCAATGGGCCTGCCCCGCACACACGCCAGTCCCCGAATACATCCGAAGGATCTCGGCGGGGGACTATACCGGGGCCTATCTGATCAACTGGAAGTCCAACGTTTTTCCAGGAATCCTCGGGCGTACCTGTGACCGCCCCTGCGAGCCGGCCTGCCGGCGCGGGCGGGTCGAGGAGGAGCCGGTCGCGATCTGCCGGCTGAAGCGGGTCGCCGCCGACTACAAGAACGACATTTCGGCCTTCCTGCCAAAGCCCGTCACCCAGCGCAACGGCCGGCGCATCGCCTGCATCGGCGGCGGTCCGGCGTCCTTGACGGTCGCCCGCGACCTGGCGCCGCTCGGCTACGAGGTCGTGGTGTTCGACCAGGACGCCAAGGCGGGTGGCATGATGCGCTCGCAGATCCCGAAATTCCGCCTGCCCGACAGCGTCATCGACGAGGAGGTCGGTTATGTCATGGCCACCGGTGTCGAGTTTCGCGGCGGCCGGCGCATCGACAGCCTGAAGAAGGTGCTGGCCGAGGGTTTCGACGCGGTCTTCGTCGGCACCGGCGCGCCGCGCGGCCGCGACCTCGACCTGCCGGGCCGGCGCGAGGCCGGCGCCAATATCCATATTGGCATTGACTGGCTGTCCTCGGTGTCGTTCGGCCATGTCGAGGCGATCGGCAGACGGGTCATCGTGCTCGGCGGCGGCAATACCGCGATGGATTGCTGCCGGTCGTCGCGCCGCCTCGGCGGTGTCGACGTCAAGGTCATCGTCCGCTCCGGCTTCGACGAGATGAAGGCCTCGCCCTGGGAGAAGGAGGATGCCATTCACGAGGGCATTCCGATCCTCAATTTCATGGTGCCCAAGGCTTTCACCCACGACAGGGGCCGGCTCACCGGCATGCTGTTCGAGAAGGTCAAGGCCGAGATCGACGACCAGGGCCGGCGCAATCTGGTGCCGACCGGCGAGCCGGACGAACATGTCGCCTGCGACGACGTGCTGATCGCGGTCGGCCAGGAGAACACCTTCCCCTGGATCGAGCGCGACATCGGTCTCGCCTTCGACCGCTGGGGCATGCCGGTGGTCGACCCGAAGACCTTCCAGTCGAGCCTCAGCAATGTGTTTTTCGGCGGCGACGCCGCGCTCGGGCCGAAAAACATCATCTGGGCGGTCGCCCACGGCCATGACGCGGCGATCTCGATCGACGCCTTCTGCCGCGACGCCGACATCGCCATCCGGCCGCCGCCCATGGTGACGCTGATCAGCCAGAAGATGGGCATTCACGAATGGTCCTACGACAACGCCATCGCCAATGACCTGCGCTTCAAGGTGCCGACCCTCGAAAGCGCCATCGCGCTGAAGGATATCCGCACCGAGGTCGAGCTCGGCTTCGATCCCAAGCTCGGTTTCGCCGAGGCCCAGCGCTGCCTCAATTGCGACGTCCAGACGGTGTTCGAGGCCAAGCTCTGCATCGAGTGCGACGCCTGTGTCGACATTTGCCCGATGGACTGCATCACCTTCACCGGCAACGGCGCGGAAGACGAGCTCAGGCTCAGGTTGAATGCGCCGGCCGAGAACCGCGGCCAGGCGATCTATGTCGCCGACGGGCTGAAGACCGGCCGCGTCATGGCCAAGGACGAAGACGTCTGCCTGCATTGCGGGCTCTGCGCCGAACGCTGTCCGACGGGGGCCTGGGACATGCAGAAATCGATCATTGAAATGACACACGCGGGGCATGCATGCCAATCGAGAGCGTGA
- a CDS encoding LysR substrate-binding domain-containing protein: MIKGMPPLKCLLTFSAVMETGSFARAADQLNVTPSAVSHQIRALEDFLGKPLFVRAKRTVLPTEDALAYAAALGESFTRIAIATSRFAASGGVLRLMLHSAPSLATLWLVPRLGSFKRRHPEIDLTLFAGHEPAKLGGDGFMIDIQYARPVPEACDSIVLAEERVVPLASPAFVAEHGLTDLDAIARVPVIHSVRCVVQWDEWIARHAPDVMLNRRGMQFDRAFLALMAAADGLGMVLESELQATDMLRAGKLVMPFGPIGVGSVAHRVVYRREDRTRPQIEAFVAWITEEMAADRAAGLSAE, from the coding sequence ATGATCAAGGGCATGCCGCCGCTGAAATGCCTGCTGACCTTTTCCGCCGTGATGGAGACCGGCAGTTTCGCGCGGGCCGCCGATCAGTTGAACGTCACGCCCTCGGCGGTCAGCCATCAGATCCGCGCGCTCGAGGACTTTCTCGGCAAGCCCTTGTTCGTGCGGGCGAAACGCACGGTGCTGCCGACCGAGGACGCGCTCGCTTATGCCGCCGCGCTCGGCGAAAGCTTCACCCGCATCGCGATTGCGACCAGCCGTTTCGCCGCGTCCGGCGGGGTGCTCAGGCTGATGCTGCATTCGGCCCCGAGCCTCGCGACGCTCTGGCTGGTGCCGCGGCTCGGTTCGTTCAAGCGCCGGCATCCGGAAATCGACCTGACCCTGTTTGCCGGCCACGAGCCCGCCAAACTCGGCGGCGACGGCTTCATGATCGACATCCAATATGCCCGCCCCGTGCCCGAGGCCTGCGACAGCATCGTGCTGGCCGAGGAGCGGGTGGTGCCGCTGGCAAGCCCCGCCTTCGTCGCCGAGCACGGCCTGACCGATCTCGACGCCATCGCCAGGGTGCCGGTCATTCATTCGGTGCGCTGCGTGGTGCAATGGGACGAGTGGATCGCCCGGCACGCGCCCGATGTGATGCTGAACCGGCGCGGCATGCAGTTCGACCGGGCTTTCCTTGCCCTGATGGCGGCGGCCGACGGCCTCGGCATGGTGCTGGAATCCGAGTTGCAGGCGACCGACATGCTGCGCGCCGGCAAGCTGGTCATGCCGTTCGGGCCGATCGGCGTCGGCTCGGTCGCCCACCGGGTGGTCTATCGGCGGGAGGACCGGACGCGGCCGCAGATCGAGGCTTTTGTCGCCTGGATCACCGAGGAAATGGCGGCCGACCGGGCGGCCGGGCTCTCGGCCGAATAG
- a CDS encoding TRAP transporter substrate-binding protein yields the protein MRHQGTSSFTRRGVLGTLATGAAIIAAPATLRAQRLQWIGATGTPAADFIGVALDFFAKRVAELTKDQIVISSHHGGSLGGEREHVEALLQGAVHVATPGQGVLAGWYRPAEVWTHPYLFKDVAHKDRVWDTIRAEYQADTASQAKLRPLGAIPRMPRQLTCNRPVRAPADMKGLKIRVPETALWRRTFEMFGASPTPLPFPEVFQALKSGVIDGQENPIALTFNSGIFDANTHLSLTEHMMQDNCILVGEVAYQRLTPDQRAALDRAARDVEAELRPKVIADDTAVMEQVKAKRIMITEVDKAAFAASVRNLVTEFPAGKKWVERIGQVT from the coding sequence ATGCGACATCAAGGGACATCGTCTTTCACCCGCCGCGGCGTTCTCGGCACGCTCGCCACGGGCGCCGCGATCATCGCCGCGCCGGCGACGCTGCGCGCCCAGCGGCTGCAATGGATCGGCGCGACCGGAACGCCGGCCGCCGATTTCATCGGCGTGGCACTCGACTTCTTCGCCAAGCGTGTCGCCGAACTGACCAAGGATCAGATCGTCATATCCTCGCATCACGGTGGTTCGCTCGGCGGCGAACGCGAACATGTCGAAGCGCTGCTGCAGGGTGCCGTGCATGTCGCCACCCCGGGCCAGGGCGTGCTGGCCGGCTGGTATCGGCCCGCCGAGGTCTGGACCCATCCCTATCTGTTCAAGGACGTCGCCCACAAGGATCGGGTCTGGGACACCATTCGTGCCGAATATCAGGCCGATACCGCCAGCCAGGCGAAACTCCGTCCGCTCGGCGCCATTCCGCGCATGCCGCGCCAGTTGACCTGCAACCGGCCGGTCCGCGCTCCGGCCGACATGAAGGGGCTGAAGATCCGCGTGCCGGAGACCGCGCTGTGGCGGCGGACCTTCGAAATGTTTGGCGCCTCGCCCACGCCGCTGCCCTTCCCGGAGGTGTTCCAGGCCTTGAAATCCGGGGTCATCGACGGTCAGGAGAACCCGATCGCGCTGACCTTCAATTCCGGCATTTTCGACGCCAATACCCACCTCTCGCTGACCGAGCACATGATGCAGGACAATTGCATCCTGGTCGGCGAGGTCGCCTATCAGCGCCTGACGCCGGACCAGCGCGCGGCGCTCGACCGGGCCGCCCGCGACGTCGAGGCGGAACTGCGCCCCAAGGTGATCGCCGACGACACGGCTGTCATGGAACAGGTCAAGGCGAAGAGGATCATGATCACCGAGGTCGACAAGGCGGCGTTCGCCGCCTCGGTGCGCAACCTGGTGACCGAGTTCCCGGCCGGCAAGAAGTGGGTCGAGCGCATCGGCCAGGTCACCTGA